In Paludibaculum fermentans, the genomic stretch TGATCCGCGCTCGGGTTGCCAAGCGCAAGCAGATTCTCACGGACGACCGGATCACGATCAACATCGATACGTTCCACGATCACCTGCACGCCTACTGGTTTGACGTGAATCCGTATGCAATCCAGTTCGACGGCATCACCACCGATGGGTATGGGGATGACTTCAGTTGGGAGGGGTTGTGGCACACGGAGGCGAAGATCGTTGCCGACGGGTATGTCGTGCTGATTACGATCCCTTTCAAGACGCTGCGATTCCCGGATGCGGAGTCGCAGACCTGGGGCGTCGTGCTGGGCCGCTTCATCAACCGCAACAACGAGTTCTCGATGTGGCCGTTCGTCACCAGGCGGAAGCTGCCGCAGTTTGTGGCGCAGTTCGGCCACATGGAGGGACTGCGAGGCATCTCGCCGGGGCGCAACTTGTACTTCACCCCGTATGGACTGTTGTCGAAGTCGAGGTATCTGGACCAGACGGTGGCGGGTCCTCCGGTGATGGCGCGGTCAACGGATCCACGGGCCGGGCTGGACGCGAAGATGGTGATCAAAGATGCGCTGACGCTGGATATGACTTTGAATCCGGACTTCAGCCAGGTGGAGTCGGATGAGCCACAGGTGACGGTGAACCAGCGGTTCGAGGTGGTGTATCCGGAGAAGCGGCCGTTCTTCATGGAGAATGCTTCGTACTTCAACACGCCGCAGAACCTGTTCTTCTCGCGGCGCATCGTTGATCCGGAGTATGGGATCCGGCTGACCGGGAAGCTGGGGCGGTGGGGGATCGGTGTGCTGGCGGCGGATGACCGGGCTCCAGGGAAGAGTGTTGCCTCGACGGACCCGCTGCACGGGAAGCGCGCCACGGACGCGGTGCTGAGCCTGCAGCGCGACCTGTTCCACGACTCCCACGTGCGGCTCTTTGTGACGGATCGTGAGTTTTCGAACGGCTACAATCGCGTCGCGGCGTTGGATACGCGGCTTCATTTCAGCAGCAAGTGGTTCCTCACCGCGCAGGGCGCCAACTCGCAGACGCGGCTGCTGGACGGCACGCAGCTATCGGGCAGTACGTATTACGCGAAGCTGAACCGTCAGGATCGAAAGCTGCAGTACTACACGACGTATACGGACCGCAGTCCGGGCTTTCGAGCGGATCTGGGCTACATTCCACGGGTCGATATCCGCGAAGTGAAGAGCCGCATCGGGTACAAGTGGTGGCGGGAGAAGGGCGCGCTGGTGAACTTCGGTCCGGCGTTGATCGTGCTCGGCAATTGGAACCGGCGCGGGCAGACGCAGGACTGGGAAGCGGACCTGGAATGGAGCATGGAGTTCAAGCGGCTGACTTCCCTGATTGCCACCCGCGGCGAGTCGATGGAGCTGTACCTGGGGCGTGAGTTCCGGAAGAGTTCGAACTATGTGCAGTTCAAGACGGAGTGGCTGAAGTGGCTGGCCTGGAGCAGTTCGTACACCAATGGAGCGGGTGTCAACTACTATCCGGCGTCCGGGCTGGCTCCGGAGTTGGGCGACAGCCAGAATGCCACGGCCGAGCTGACGTTGCGGCCCGTCAACCGGCTGCGACTGGATGAGACCTACATTTACAGCCAGTTGAAGACGCGTAAGGGGTGGAGCGGCTTGCCAGTGGTGGTGAGCGTCTATAACAATCACATTGCCCGGTCGAAGCTGAACTACCAGTTCACGCGGGAGTTCTCGTTCCGCGCGATTGTGGACTACAACACGGTGCTGCCGAATACGTCGCTGGTGTCGCTGGAGCCGGCGCGGCGAGCTGGCTACGACCTGCTGTTCACCTACCTGCTGCATCCGGGAACGGCGATCTACGCGGGCTATACGGACATCTACCAGAACCTGGCGCTGGATCCTTCGCGTCCGCCGTATCTGCGCTACACGAATTACCCGGACTTCAATACGGGCCGGCAGGCGTTCGTGAAGCTCAGCTATCAATTCCGGTTCTGAAACAGAGAAGGCCGGGCCCGCCACGAGTGGCAAGTCCGGCCTGGGCTCCTGACGGGCTATGTCTATCTCGGTTTCAGTCGCGGCCACTCGATCTCGATGCCTTGGGCTACGAGTTTCGCCTGGAACTCCTGGAGACGCTTCTGGTCGTTCCTCACCTGGCGGGCCGCGAGTTTCTCCTTGAGGCAGTGGGCGGCAAGGGCTCCGGCGCTTTCGCCGATGTTCCATTCGACGGGATGCAGGCGGTAGCAGCCGTTGGTGATGTGCGTGACCCCAAGGTTCTTGGAGGCGGGCAGCAGGTTCTCGATGCGCTTGGGAATCAGGGCGCCAAGCGGGATCTGGAAGGGCAGGGAACTGACGTCGATGTAGTTGTCGGCTCCGCTGGATGGGTGGAGGTCGATGCGATAGCTGCCGACGCCGACGGAGTCGGGGAAGACTTCTGCGGTGACCTCGGATGCTGGTTTGCCGGTCACCTTCACTCGTGCGTCGGTGCCGACGTGGTGTTCGAGGACGGTGAACTCCGCCTGGATGCGGCGCGATTCGCGGATGTAGGGGTACTTGGCGAGACCGTCTTCCGTGCCGGTGATGTCGGGCCGCAGGTAGAGGCCGGGCCAACCGGCGCCGCCATCGGGCCGCGGGGCTTCGGTCTGCATCCAGTAGACAAGGGAGAGGCTCAACTGCTTGCCGCGCGCCAGATGGTGCTGCGCTTCCTGTTCGGTGCCGCCGTAGAGATTGCCGAGCCAGTAGTCGTTCTGAGGCCAGTTGACGAGGGTGACGTCGCTCTGGCAGAAGCCCGGCCGGAAATTGGCTTTGTTCACGATGCGGCGGTAGAGCCACAGATTGAGGCCGCCCTGCTTCGACTGCAGGGTGGGATCGAAGAAGACGTCGCGGCGTTTCAGGGTGATGGGATCCGCCATCGACCACGACAGCAGCTTGTCGGGCCAGGCGGGCGTCAGCTTGGGGAAGTAGTCGCGCCAGAACGCGTACTCCGAGGGCTTGTCGATGAGGCGGCTGGAGCCCGGGTCGTGGCCCAGCGAGAAACAAACGGTGAAGGCCTGGTGGTTGTTGGGCTGGGCCTGGTCGGGCGCGTGAAGTTCCCCGGTCTGCTTCTTCGATTCGAAGCCCATGACGAACTCGGTTTTTGTGAGGGGCAGCAGTTCGCCGGTCTCGGTGGCGTCGATGAAGTAAGGCGCCTGGATGACCTTGCGTGCTCCGTGACCTTCGACAGTGACGGAGAGGACGCGGTCGCCGGAGGCTTCGGCGGCGACGGGCCGGTTC encodes the following:
- a CDS encoding FAD-dependent oxidoreductase — encoded protein: MQQSRRSFIKTFSTLSVLSSAAWTAGREIRCDIAIIGGGTGGCAAALAACRNGFRVVLTEETDWIGGQLTSQSVPPDEHPWIEGFGGTQAYRDYRTGVRQYYRDHYPLTAEARQNNKLNPGGGSVSVITHEPKVSLAVLEAMLAPYVSAGLLVILLENRPVAAEASGDRVLSVTVEGHGARKVIQAPYFIDATETGELLPLTKTEFVMGFESKKQTGELHAPDQAQPNNHQAFTVCFSLGHDPGSSRLIDKPSEYAFWRDYFPKLTPAWPDKLLSWSMADPITLKRRDVFFDPTLQSKQGGLNLWLYRRIVNKANFRPGFCQSDVTLVNWPQNDYWLGNLYGGTEQEAQHHLARGKQLSLSLVYWMQTEAPRPDGGAGWPGLYLRPDITGTEDGLAKYPYIRESRRIQAEFTVLEHHVGTDARVKVTGKPASEVTAEVFPDSVGVGSYRIDLHPSSGADNYIDVSSLPFQIPLGALIPKRIENLLPASKNLGVTHITNGCYRLHPVEWNIGESAGALAAHCLKEKLAARQVRNDQKRLQEFQAKLVAQGIEIEWPRLKPR
- a CDS encoding carbohydrate binding family 9 domain-containing protein gives rise to the protein MPSIHIPKVTRAPKLADFIEGTPREAECVVTDFRQMDPGDGTPVSQPTAAFLSYDEKNLYAAFIAKDDPKLIRARVAKRKQILTDDRITINIDTFHDHLHAYWFDVNPYAIQFDGITTDGYGDDFSWEGLWHTEAKIVADGYVVLITIPFKTLRFPDAESQTWGVVLGRFINRNNEFSMWPFVTRRKLPQFVAQFGHMEGLRGISPGRNLYFTPYGLLSKSRYLDQTVAGPPVMARSTDPRAGLDAKMVIKDALTLDMTLNPDFSQVESDEPQVTVNQRFEVVYPEKRPFFMENASYFNTPQNLFFSRRIVDPEYGIRLTGKLGRWGIGVLAADDRAPGKSVASTDPLHGKRATDAVLSLQRDLFHDSHVRLFVTDREFSNGYNRVAALDTRLHFSSKWFLTAQGANSQTRLLDGTQLSGSTYYAKLNRQDRKLQYYTTYTDRSPGFRADLGYIPRVDIREVKSRIGYKWWREKGALVNFGPALIVLGNWNRRGQTQDWEADLEWSMEFKRLTSLIATRGESMELYLGREFRKSSNYVQFKTEWLKWLAWSSSYTNGAGVNYYPASGLAPELGDSQNATAELTLRPVNRLRLDETYIYSQLKTRKGWSGLPVVVSVYNNHIARSKLNYQFTREFSFRAIVDYNTVLPNTSLVSLEPARRAGYDLLFTYLLHPGTAIYAGYTDIYQNLALDPSRPPYLRYTNYPDFNTGRQAFVKLSYQFRF